In a genomic window of Zingiber officinale cultivar Zhangliang chromosome 9B, Zo_v1.1, whole genome shotgun sequence:
- the LOC122022475 gene encoding uncharacterized protein LOC122022475: protein MAVSCGQRRPSLFDTFLVLCLLLPSSTVNSTPVAAHRRTISAHLRRLNKPAVKTIKSPDGDLIDCIPSHLQPAFDHPKLRGPGRRRPLDPPERPRGHNASSSSSSFHVQAWASSGESCPEETVPIRRTMREDVLRASSIQRFGRKPAVAALRRDSISSAHEHAIGYAMGNHYYGAKAGLNVWTPRVTSASEFSLSQIWVISGSFSHDLNTIEAGWQVSPQLYGDNRPRFFTYWTSDAYRETGCYNLLCSGFVQTNNKIAIGAAISPTSSLNNRQFDISLLIWKDPTHGNWWLELGSGMLVGYWPSFLFSHLARHASMLQFGGEVVNIRRSGSHTSTQMGSGRFATEGIRRASYFRNLQGVDWDNSLVPLPNLRLLADHPNCYSIRGGVNAVWGNYFYYGGPGRNFRCP, encoded by the exons ATGGCCGTTAGCTGCGGCCAAAGGCGACCGAGCTTGTTCGACACCTTCCTTGTGTTGTGTCTTCTCCTACCTTCCAGTACTGTAAATAGTACGCCTGTTGCGGCGCATAGGAGGACCATCAGTGCTCACCTCAGGAGGCTCAACAAGCCTGCTGTCAAGACAATTAAG AGTCCCGACGGCGATCTTATAGACTGCATTCCCTCTCATCTGCAACCGGCATTTGATCATCCGAAGCTAAGGGGGCCGGGCCGACGAAGACCATTG GATCCACCTGAGAGACCCAGAGGCCACAACgcaagcagcagcagcagcagcttcCATGTCCAGGCATGGGCGAGTTCCGGCGAGTCGTGCCCAGAGGAAACCGTGCCGATACGAAGAACGATGCGAGAAGACGTATTGAGGGCCAGTTCCATTCAGAGATTTGGCAGGAAGCCGGCGGTTGCCGCACTGCGCCGTGATTCAATAAGCTCCGCCCATGAG CATGCAATTGGCTACGCCATGGGAAACCATTACTACGGCGCGAAAGCCGGTCTGAACGTGTGGACGCCAAGAGTAACGAGCGCGTCCGAATTCAGCTTATCTCAGATTTGGGTGATCTCAGGATCGTTTAGCCACGATTTAAACACCATCGAAGCGGGATGGCAG GTAAGTCCTCAGCTTTATGGAGACAACAGGCCCCGGTTCTTCACTTACTGGACT AGTGATGCGTACCGAGAGACAGGCTGCTACAATCTCTTGTGCTCAGGCTTTGTTCAAACTAACAATAAGATAGCCATAGGAGCTGCTATCTCTCCCACCTCATCCCTAAATAACCGCCAGTTCGATATCAGTCTACTCATATGGAAG GACCCAACGCATGGGAACTGGTGGCTGGAGTTGGGCTCGGGAATGCTCGTCGGCTACTGGCCGTCCTTCTTGTTCAGTCACTTGGCGAGGCACGCGAGCATGCTGCAGTTCGGGGGAGAGGTCGTCAACATCCGGCGATCAGGCAGTCACACGTCGACCCAAATGGGGAGCGGTCGCTTCGCGACGGAAGGAATCCGGCGAGCTTCCTACTTCCGCAATCTGCAGGGCGTGGACTGGGACAACAGCCTGGTGCCGTTGCCGAACCTCCGGCTGCTGGCTGACCATCCCAATTGTTACAGCATAAGGGGAGGAGTCAATGCAGTGTGGGGGAACTACTTCTACTATGGAGGTCCTGGTAGAAACTTCAGGTGCCCTTGA